A region from the Anaerolineae bacterium genome encodes:
- a CDS encoding DNRLRE domain-containing protein encodes MSRRIPPLAGTLILLSICLAGQLNTSALPPPPSLPRPQPAAGPSITVCLRQDVSGYRGTDDADINRYSDSLNTGSDPSLRIASDGSRRSLIRFQMPSLPMDITVTQAVLRLYVTYTSTPAYPMQVRLFRIHKMWLESDVTWREAVMAQPWELPGCDHVPLDRAGTPSAQGQMDAAGQWLALDLTSDVMVWLNDPTANHGVILIGAGDHTVQYNLASSEYPQLSYRPELCITYLEATPTPTITPTGTSTHTPTPTRTFTPTPTVTPTPTRSAGDIYGMVWHDINGNRLRDHDEPPLPNAQIILRTPAGALMMLQTTGGDGLYRMENIVPSIYWLQEIDPPGYISTTPNDWMVPVFANTSIEVNFGDRLAPTPTPTSTATATPVPCRDAYEPDDTPAQARAISPLATPQHHNIHAAGDIDYVKFTAFAGSTYLIRTANLGGGLINDTRLRLLAPDGVTILAENDDDPTNPPASAIQWICPASGVYFAAVSQFNPAVGGCDITYDILVREMTPAPSPTPTATPTRGAQRACLPLIWRQ; translated from the coding sequence GCTACCGCGGCACCGACGACGCCGACATCAACCGCTACTCCGACTCCCTGAACACAGGAAGCGATCCATCCCTGCGCATCGCCTCCGACGGCTCCCGCCGCTCCCTCATCCGCTTTCAAATGCCCAGCCTGCCGATGGATATCACCGTCACTCAGGCTGTCCTGCGCCTGTACGTCACCTACACTTCCACGCCGGCCTACCCCATGCAGGTACGGCTCTTCCGCATTCACAAAATGTGGCTGGAATCCGACGTGACCTGGCGAGAAGCGGTCATGGCCCAACCTTGGGAACTGCCAGGCTGTGATCATGTGCCGCTGGACCGCGCCGGCACCCCCTCTGCGCAGGGACAGATGGATGCCGCCGGCCAGTGGCTGGCCCTCGACCTGACGTCCGATGTGATGGTATGGCTGAATGACCCTACCGCTAACCACGGGGTGATCCTGATCGGCGCCGGCGACCATACCGTCCAGTACAACCTCGCTTCCAGCGAATACCCCCAACTCAGCTACCGCCCCGAACTGTGCATCACCTACCTGGAAGCGACGCCCACACCCACGATCACGCCCACCGGCACATCAACCCATACGCCCACGCCGACACGCACCTTCACACCCACACCTACCGTGACCCCCACACCCACCCGCAGCGCCGGCGACATCTACGGCATGGTATGGCACGATATCAACGGCAACCGCCTGCGCGACCATGATGAACCGCCTCTGCCCAATGCGCAGATCATCCTGCGCACGCCGGCCGGCGCCCTGATGATGCTCCAGACCACCGGCGGCGACGGCCTGTACCGCATGGAAAACATCGTCCCCAGTATATACTGGCTCCAGGAAATCGACCCGCCCGGGTATATCTCCACCACACCCAACGACTGGATGGTGCCGGTGTTTGCCAATACCTCTATCGAGGTCAATTTTGGCGACCGCCTGGCGCCCACCCCGACCCCGACCAGCACCGCGACGGCCACCCCCGTCCCCTGTCGCGATGCGTATGAGCCGGACGACACGCCGGCCCAGGCCCGCGCGATTTCCCCGCTGGCTACCCCACAGCACCACAATATCCACGCGGCCGGCGACATTGATTATGTCAAATTCACAGCCTTCGCCGGCAGTACCTACCTCATCCGCACGGCCAACCTGGGCGGAGGCCTCATCAATGATACGCGGCTCCGCCTCCTGGCGCCAGACGGCGTGACCATCCTCGCCGAAAACGACGATGACCCGACCAATCCGCCGGCCTCCGCCATCCAGTGGATCTGCCCCGCTTCGGGCGTCTACTTCGCCGCAGTGTCACAGTTCAATCCCGCCGTTGGCGGATGTGACATTACATATGATATACTTGTCCGCGAGATGACGCCGGCGCCCAGCCCAACGCCGACAGCCACGCCCACGCGCGGCGCGCAGCGTGCCTGTCTGCCGCTGATCTGGCGCCAGTAA